GCTCAATGGAAGGATAAACCGAATGAACACTCCAAAAATTCGAAAAGCGATATCAATCCTTATAATTTATCTGTTTTCTAGTTACTCTATCTTGTCACTTTTGTACTACTTTCTTGATATATATTATTCATATTTACAAATGCCAGTAGGTGTATTTGGTTTTTTGCCAAGAATGATAATGTATCATTACATATACCCATATCAATATATATTTGTATGCGCGCTATCGTATAGCGCACTTTCAACAGCCTGGTCTTATATTTTCTGGAGGCAAATTGGATTAAAAAGGTTTTTATCTATAAATTTTGTTATTATTTTATCGATAATTCTCAGCTCAATACCTGGAGGTATTCTTTGGGTAATCCACGACATGCACGCTGGATTTTTTCCGACAGGTGTTCGATTTTGGAAAGATATATATAATGGAGCAGTATCAGGACTGAGCATTGGATGGTTATTAACTTTACTTTCAATACCTTACAATATAATAGGCCATGTCATTGGATTATTCGCGACTAGTTTTATAGAAAAATCAACACGGGCATGGAGAACAAGATAGCGCATGGCAATAAGAGCACTGAGCAAACAAAAAATGAGCCATACCTGAAGTTGAAATGCAGCGTCCCGCGTCCGGCAGGTCTTGAAGTTCCGGTCTGGTGCGCTAGATTCTTTCGGTGGCATCCAAACCTTCCGCCGGATTCTTCGCCACGGAGCATGCCATGGGCATCGACGCCATTATCAGCCTCGCCGTGTTCGGCGGCCTCGTCGTCTGTATCAGCGCCAACGTGATACACATGCCCCTGGCCGGACTCGGCGTAGCATCCTCATGGCGATGGGCATCATGACCCCAGAAGTGCGCAGCGCGGGCATCCTGGCCTCGGCCGACCTGGCCGCCGGAGGCGCGGGCGTCCCGGCGAAGCCAAAGGCGTCATGCTGGCCATGCTTTTCGTGGTGACTCCGGGAGGCAACACGACCATGATCGGCGCGGCGCCGAACATCATCGCGGTCACGGCGGCGCGCAAGGCGGGCGAAGCCGTCACCTTCGGCTCCTTCGCCTGACTAGCCGCGCCTGTGATCCTCATTCAGCTGGCCGCGGCCGCGGTGTGGATTTCCTGGAAGATTTGAATGGGTCAGCGGCGGTCGGAGGAAGGCCCGCCCGAATCGAAAATCTCGCCGTAAACCGCCGCCCGCGCCCGGGCAGCGGCGTCCAGCACCCCCACCCGTGAATCGACGAAATCATAAACTTTTGGTTGAGCTTTTCCAATGGACGGCCGCAGCACACGTCCCAGGTACTGGATGAGGCGGCCGCTGAATTTGACGGGCGTGGCCAGAAAAAGGGAGGTCAGGTTGCTTGCGTCGAAGCCCTCGCCGATGAGCTGGCCCGTGGCGAAGACGACCTTTTCGCGGCCGTCCTGAATGCGGCCGACCAGGCTCTTGCGCTCGGGCAGGGGCGTGTCGCCCGTCAGCACGGCGCCTTCAATGCCGTGACGCTGGGCCAACATGGCCTGCAGCGCGCGGCAGTGCCCCTTGCGGTCGGATAGCACCAGGGCTACCCCGCCGCCCGCGCGGATTTCGCGATCCACCTCGTCGACAATGAGAATGTTGCGCTCCCAGTCCTCGGTCAGGTCAGCGATGATGAGGGCGTATTCCTCCGAAGGGTCCCGGCGGGTGAAAAATTCCGTGGGCCTGATGCAAATCTCCGGGCGCAGGATGGCCCCGCTGTCCATGAGGTCTTCGCCGTCGATGCGGGCGTGCATGGCGCCCAGGTGCCAGAAGATGAGCTGCGTCAGACCGTCGCGGCGATACGGCGTGGCCGAGAGGCCCAGGCTGTAGGCGCTGTCGAAGGCCGTCACGGCCGTCGTGAACGTTCGGCTGGGAGCGCGGTGACACTCGTCGACCACCAGATGCCCGACGCGTTTTTTCAGCTCCTTGGCCCT
This region of Desulfomicrobium escambiense DSM 10707 genomic DNA includes:
- a CDS encoding DEAD/DEAH box helicase, which produces MRCRISHKLFLSDMPESVKDAVMAELTLENPKWLENLKMGRTNFRVSRHLKFYSARKCGGLIVPRGYGERLARICAEQGETVEYEDERRSLPEVDFAFSGELRPYQRTACEAMLRRRFGTLCAPTGAGKTVCGLSLIASRRQPALIIVHTRDLAMQWVERIEQFLGIPAREVGMIGSGKSRVGERVTVATVQSVYARAKELKKRVGHLVVDECHRAPSRTFTTAVTAFDSAYSLGLSATPYRRDGLTQLIFWHLGAMHARIDGEDLMDSGAILRPEICIRPTEFFTRRDPSEEYALIIADLTEDWERNILIVDEVDREIRAGGGVALVLSDRKGHCRALQAMLAQRHGIEGAVLTGDTPLPERKSLVGRIQDGREKVVFATGQLIGEGFDASNLTSLFLATPVKFSGRLIQYLGRVLRPSIGKAQPKVYDFVDSRVGVLDAAARARAAVYGEIFDSGGPSSDRR